The window TATTAATTGGTATGGCTTTAGGATATTACAACAAAAACTTACAATCAAAATAATTAGGAGGGATTTTATGAAAAAGTTATCTGATGAACAAAAGAAATTATTGTTAAATATGCTAATTGAAGATGTACCTTTTACACAAATCAGAAAAAATTTAGGTTTAGGGCTAAGTTATAACTTAAAAACTCTATGTGAATACTTAGGACAAAAATATATAAAAGCTTATAATTTACATATAAACAATTTTAATAAGAAAGATCTTGCATTAATAGAAAGTAATACTAATAATATTACTAATGAAGAAATTTTAACAAAAGAAGATTTTTTAAAAGGAATGGACTTTCTAGTATCAAAATTAGCAGAAAATAAAAATATTCCTTTAGTCGAATTTGATTCTAAAATTAAAAATAATGATGATGAAATACTTGAAATAGTTGCTCTTCCTAAAGTTCTACCTCAAAGACTTCAAGGAGAAAATTATATAATTAAGCAAACCTCTGTTAAAGTTGTAGACAATGTATGGCAAGAATTTCAACAATTTGTAAAAAGTCACAAAAATTATTCAGGTATTGAGTATTTATCACTTGCAATACTCGAATTTTTAGAAAAATATAGAACTAATTAAATGGTATAAGAACATATGTTATACTAAATATTCAAAAATAAACTTGACAAATTGACATTAAAAATTATAAAATAGTTAAAATTAATATAGTAAAAAAATAGCTCCTAAAATGCTGGCAACATTTTAAGAGCTTCTTAACAAAGTTAGCACCATCTAACTATGTTTTTAACTTTTGTAAATATTATACTCTTTTTTTGGGAGTGCGTCAACCCCAATTTTAAAGATTTACAATATAATATTTTCCTAAAAATAGTGAAAGAACAGGTACTAACTTCGTTGAGATCTGTTCTTTTTTTGCTATAAAAAATAGGAGGAATTTATGGACTTTAATTTAACACAAGAACAAAAAGAAGCATTGGGAATTGTAGATGAAAGAAAAGACTTTTACTTTAGAGTTGAAAACGCAGCTATAGATAATCCAAAACTATTTGATACTGATAGAGAGTTTATTCTATTTATAGTCTTATCAAGATATTGTAATGGGCAAGTAGGATATCCAAGTTTAGAAACATTAGCAAAAAAAAGTCGTTGCTCTAAAAAAAATATGTTAATAGCTTTAAAAGGATTGATAGAAAAAGGGTTAGTAAAAAAAGTTCAAAGATACAATCCAGAAAATAATAGTTATCAAAGTAATTTATATTCAGTTCAAAATATAAAAGAATATATTAGTAAAGATAAAGATTTAGCAGAAACTAAAGAAGGTAGTGTCGGTAGCGACACTAGGGTAGTATCGGTAGCGACACTAGGAGGTAGTGTCGGTAGCGACACTAGGGTAGTATCGGTAGCGACACTTAATAAAGAACAAGTTATAAAGAACAATAAAAAAAATCATGGTATAGATGATGAACTTGATTTTTTTGAAAATTTATTTAAGGAATTTGAAATAAACTTCACTAAAACAAATAAAAATTCGGTATTAAAATTAAGAAAACATTTATCACTTAAAGATACAGAAAACTATTTGAGAGAAACTTATATAGCAATAAAAGAAAATAAAGATGTAAAAAATATAGCTGCTTTATTTTCTACCAAAATAGCAAAAGAAGAAAGACAAATTAATTCTAAAAAAAATAAAGAATATACAGAAAAAAATGATACTATAGAAAAACCTATAGAGATAGAAAAAAATAATAGCACAGAAAGATCTACAGAAATAGACTATATGGCAATATATGAAAACTTAGATATTTATGATAAATTAAAAATAGAAGAAGAAGCAATAAATCTCTTAGTTCAGGAACAACAAATTGAAGAAACTTTTATTCTAAAAACAAAAGAAGCTCAACCCACAATTTACAATGGAATGATGAAAAGCTATTTAAAACGTGTAATACTTAAATATAATGGTTTTAAATCCGTTGTTTAGATATATAACTAAAATAACAAAATCGTTTTTAAGCATATTTTAGAGCTTTTTAAAAGGTAGTGTGTATTGAATGAAATTAATTGTATATTTTCTTATTATCATTGTAAGTTTATTAATAATTATCATGGATATTTTTAAATTTTTAGGGTATTTCTTTATTTTTGAAATAATTTTTATATATCTAGCTGATAAAACTCAAACTAGAGCTTTAATTTATCTTACAACTTCATCAATATTTTGTTTTGCTATTTTTTATGGATATTTTGCTATTATAGATTTCTTGGTTGGTGTAAAAATAGGATTGATACAGAGCCTAGAAAAAGATCAATAAAGATTGATTTTTTTTAGAAAAAATGGTATAATTTTATCAAGAAACAAAGAACAAAAAACCAAGAAAAAATAAAAAGGAGTGGTTTTTATGACTGAAAAAGAAAAATATTTTGATGATTTTTTTGAAACTTGTAAAAAACTTTCTTTAGAAGAAATGAGAGAAATAGCATTTAATGCTAAAGATGATGAAACTAGATTTTTTATAAGTTCAATTATTGATTATTTTATTGAAATTAGTTTTAATAAAGCTTTAGAAACTGAAAAATATTAATCAATAGGATGTTTTTTATGAATGAAAAAAAATTATATATTTTTGCGGGAGTAAATGGAGCAGGAAAATCAACTTTATATAGATTATCTTCAATACATTATAAAACTTTTGATTTTGGGGAAAGAATTAATACTGATGAAATTGTTAATCAAATTGGAGATTGGAGAAATCCAAAAGATCAAATAATGGCTGCAAGAATAGCTTTAACTAAAAGAAAAGAATATATAAAGCAAGGAATATCATTCAATCAAGAAACAACTCTTACAGGAAATAGTATTTTAAAAGCTATTGAAGAAGCTAAAAAAAATAGATATAAAGTAATTATGGCTTATGTAGGGGTTGAAAGTCCTGAAATAGCAAAAGAACGGGTAAAAATAAGAGTAGAAAAGGGTGGACATGATATTCCTAATGAGATAATAGAGAAAAGATATTATGAAAGTTTAAAGAACTTAGAAAAAATAGCACCTTTATGTGATAATTTAATTATATATGATAATAGCCAAAAAAAGCATATAGAAGTTTTAGAAAAAAAAGACAATACTATAAGATATTTAATAAATGAGTATAAAATCCCTGATTGGGTAAAAGAAATAAAAGTTGTTCTTGAAAAACAGCTAGAAAATGAAAAAAATCTTTCCCAACAAATAGCCTATAATCCATTGACAGGGCATGAATTAAAAACTCTTAAAGGGTATGAGGATCTAAAACTAGAGCCTAAAAAAGAACAGAAAATTTCTAAACAAAAAAGTCGTAGTATAGAAAGATAGAGGTAAAATATGAAGTTTGATAAAATAATAGCAATTTCTTCAAAAAAACAAATTACTTTACCTAAGAAAGTTTATGAAGAGTTAGGATTTACAGATCAAGTTAGATTAGTAGTAGATGATGATAATTCTATAAAATTATTTCCAGTAATTAAAGAGAAAAAAAGTGATGTCTTAGAAGAATTAATAAAAAAAGGATTATCAGGAGAAGAACTTTTAAAAGAATTTAAAAAGAGAGAGGAAAAAGAATGAATGTTTTAATTTTATTATCAATATTTTTTGTAGTAATAGGAGTAATAATGTTACTTTTAGGTTTTAAAGCAGGAGAACGTGGCGGAATAAAATTAGTATATTCAGGATCAGTAGTTATAGTTATTGCATTTATGATATTTTATATAAATTTACAACTAAGAGATATAAAAGCTAAAAAAGACTATTTAATAAAAATAGAGCAAGTTTTATCTAAAAAAAATGTTCCTAATAAAGAATTAATTGTAAAAGAATTAAAAAATAAAACTTTAGAAGAGTTACAAGAATACTATTTAAAAAAATTAGAAGAATAAAGGAGTTTTAATGTTATTAGAGTTATTTTATCTAACTACTGTAATGATTGTAATAAGTAGCATAGGAATTTTAATAAGTATAACTCAAAATAGAAGAAAAGGAATGTTTTTTTCTGTGGAGTATTAACAGTAGCGGCAATAGTTTCATATATAGGATTTTACTTGACTTTATTTAAACTTTCTTAATATTAAAGAAAAGTAATACTTTTAGTATTACTTTTCTTTAAAAAAATTAGGTAGATTTTTAATCTACCTAAAGCAAAGAATTTAATATTAAGATATTTTCAATTAAGTAATCTTCATTTTCAATTAATTTATCCTTTTCTTTCTTCGGATCAAGTTCTATACACCATGTAATATATTTTAGAATATCACTAAAAGAAAAGTCAGAATATAACATTATATTTGGGATTCTATTTCGATCTAAACTATTGTATATTTTTAAAAGCGGTTTTGATAATTTTCTTGAGATCTCTGTATTAATGGGTTTTTCAGCTAATAAATAATTAAATGCTAACATATTTTTAGGCATAGATATTACCTCCTAAAAAATTACTGGTTAAAAAAGTTTTTATATCCTATCTCTGAAATTAAATATTTTAAAGCTTCAATATAATTTTTAAATTCTGTATGACACATGGGCAGATCATTCATCAATGTTGTTACTCTCCAGTCTTTAACTTTTGTACTTGTTAGATGTAAAATATAAGTAAATTCTTTAATTTTAAAGATTCTAACAATTTGATTTTTAGGATCTCTAAATTGAGAATAAAATTCTTCTTCTAGGTCATCATATTGATCTAATAATTCTATATTTTTTAGTAAATTATTTACAAAATTTCTATCATCTAAATTTATTAAAGATAAATAATTCATAAGTTCCCCCCTTTTTATTTAGTTAGTATAGGGGAAAATGTCCCCTATAATTTGTGTAAAAAATTTTTTATTTCTAAAACTTCTTCAATCTCTTCATCAGTAAGGCCGTCTATTAATTCTTCTAGCTCATTTTCTATTGTAATAATTTGCTCAATTTTTTTTAATTCAATGTCATATATTGAATAGCCATTACTTACAATTAATTCTTCTAACTTTCCTTTTTGATCCCTTAAATTCTCGTCAGCACAGATATAGAAATCTCCGATTGTATTGTAATATAGATTTTTTCTGCACCATTGATAAAATGAAAGGTCAAAATTTTGTTCTTCTACCATATCATTAAAAAATCTTTCTAATACTTCTTCAGCTCTTCCCTCATTTTCCATCATACTTCTGAAATCTTCATATAATCTAACATTTAGCATTTTAAAACCTCCTATTTTTAATTCTTTAAAAGTTTTTTAAATATCTTTTTAACATCTTTTCAACATTTTTTAAAGTTGTTCCATATGGATACCAATGTTGTTTTCTCGAATATAAATTATCCATTTCTTCATAATATACATAGTATTTTACTTTTTTGTTTTTTATTTCTTTTCTAATATATAGTTCTATTAATATATCTAAATCCTCCTCTTCATTTCTTTCTGTTTTTTTAAGGCGTAGGCTCCCATTTGTTAAAATTTCCTTTTTTGCTTTCTCTAATGTCATCATATATACTCCTCCCATCAAAAATGATTTTTTTCTTTTTTTATTTTTTAGTTAGCCAAGAATAAGCAAATTTTCGAGGGAAATCAATATTTTTTTGAAAAGTAAAGTTTTTGAGGAACGAAGTGTAAAAAAAAGTTTTCAAAAAACTCGAAGAGCTTGATGTTGATTTACCGGGCTGAAAGAGAAAATTTGCAAAAATTCGCAGGCTGAAAAATAAAAAAAGAAATTAAATAAAAAAAAACAAGGGATTTATCCCTTGTTTCCTTATTAGCATTATAGTGCCATTGATAATTGAGCTTTTTTATCTTTTGATTTTTCTTTTACTTTTTCCTTACCTAATTCTTTGCTAATAACCTTTTCATAGCCTAATACTCTATCAGTTACTTTTTCTGCCTGTGCTGCTGCTCTAAATAGAACATTAGGGTCATTTTTTAATAGTTGTACCCAACTTTGAATATAAGCTTTGTTATTCTCAAAATTATATTTTAAGCCTTTTTCTTGTCCTATAAAAACACTTGAAAACTCTGCTATTAATTCTTCATAAGCATAATCTTTAGTACCAAATTTATTATTAAGAGGTCTATTTAATCTACTTGGGTGGCCTGTTGAATGTGCTATTTCATGCAACATGGTAGCATAATAGGAATTTGCACTTTTAAAACTTTCTCTTGGTGGCATACATATTTTATCATCAGTAACTGAATAAAAAGCCATATCCCCGCCAAATGTTATTGGAACACCACAGTTTTGTTCTATAAGTTTGATTTTATTATAATTAACAGATCTTTTCTTTTCCTCAAGTGGAGGAATACCCTCTATTTGTTCTGCATTGAAAACATTGAAAGTTTTACAGAATGTTTTTACGTTAGTTTTAAGGTATTGTCTTTTTTCTTCTTTTGATAAGGTTTTAATAAAGTCTATATCTAAATCTTTTTTTGTAGAAGTGTCATAATATTTAAAAACTTCTAAAGTAACAGATTTAGCACCTTTTTTTATTTTCCAACCTTGCTCTTTTGCCTGTAAAAACGTTACCCATCTAGGATCTTTATAGTTATGTTTTACAGCTTCAAGAGATAGTTTAATACTATTTCCACCTTTATATCTTGCTCCAGTAGTTGGGTTATAACTAGGGTTTTCCCAAGATTTTTCCCATGGAATTTTATTGTTTTCTAAGGATTTAATAACTTCTTCAACAAATTGTTTTCTACTTTCCTTAAATTTATCTTTAATATCAGCTTGCTTATATGTTTCTCTTTTAAATTTAATACTTTCCTCACT of the Fusobacterium necrogenes genome contains:
- a CDS encoding zeta toxin family protein, with amino-acid sequence MNEKKLYIFAGVNGAGKSTLYRLSSIHYKTFDFGERINTDEIVNQIGDWRNPKDQIMAARIALTKRKEYIKQGISFNQETTLTGNSILKAIEEAKKNRYKVIMAYVGVESPEIAKERVKIRVEKGGHDIPNEIIEKRYYESLKNLEKIAPLCDNLIIYDNSQKKHIEVLEKKDNTIRYLINEYKIPDWVKEIKVVLEKQLENEKNLSQQIAYNPLTGHELKTLKGYEDLKLEPKKEQKISKQKSRSIER
- a CDS encoding helix-turn-helix domain-containing protein, with translation MDFNLTQEQKEALGIVDERKDFYFRVENAAIDNPKLFDTDREFILFIVLSRYCNGQVGYPSLETLAKKSRCSKKNMLIALKGLIEKGLVKKVQRYNPENNSYQSNLYSVQNIKEYISKDKDLAETKEGSVGSDTRVVSVATLGGSVGSDTRVVSVATLNKEQVIKNNKKNHGIDDELDFFENLFKEFEINFTKTNKNSVLKLRKHLSLKDTENYLRETYIAIKENKDVKNIAALFSTKIAKEERQINSKKNKEYTEKNDTIEKPIEIEKNNSTERSTEIDYMAIYENLDIYDKLKIEEEAINLLVQEQQIEETFILKTKEAQPTIYNGMMKSYLKRVILKYNGFKSVV
- a CDS encoding AbrB/MazE/SpoVT family DNA-binding domain-containing protein, with the protein product MKFDKIIAISSKKQITLPKKVYEELGFTDQVRLVVDDDNSIKLFPVIKEKKSDVLEELIKKGLSGEELLKEFKKREEKE